Genomic window (Kwoniella botswanensis chromosome 1, complete sequence):
TGAGGCTGTCTTTTTAGGTTGATTGGAATGCCGTTTAAGAACTCGTTTTTTTCTCTCCTTTTTGGTGTGGTTGCGATTGCTAGTAATTGGGAGaggtatggaagagaaaaagagTCTTTCTTGAATAAGTACGGCTTTTATAGAGTAGGTCAAGTGTGAAGGACGAGAAGAATATGAGGATATCAAGAGTCTTGGTGTGTAGAATTCGTATGTCCATATACGAGCAACATCCTTTTTTTCgctttttctttttttcGAGGTTGGGTTTGAAAAAATATCCGGTATTATTTTACGAGTATTGACATTACATTCCATTACAAAATCACCATGGGGATAAGCGTGAAAGGCACGAGCATAACACGAGTCTAATGGGCCATTACGAACAATCCTAATCATCGGAGCAGTTCGGCTTACCATAAGACATCGCGGCAACCACGTGTCCGCAATACGTATCGGATCTAAAGTTCGCGTCTGTCTATCAAAACCAGCTGATCCAGGTGAGGATTCGTACggttgtgagttgattgcTGAGAGCTCTACATATATGCATCCAATAGTATGACGACTGGACCTCAATTCTGGAACCAATCGAGTCTTGTGACCGTTCATTGACTCTCGCTTTTCAGGTATTTGTCTGCCCTTCCCAACGCCCAGATACAGAAGATAAACTTGAAAGCTATGTTTGGTGGATCGTATGTCAGCCCTGCATTCTTGCGTTTCGAGAACAGTTCCAACGACaaggggagaaagagaacgGACCAAGGGCCGCTGCAGTAGAGCAGGTAACAGAAGTACAGCATACACTTACCAGGATAATCAATGGCACAATTCTTATTGAATATACCCTCCGTATCTTCCTGCTCCCATCTACCATCCGGTTTCTGCCTCTTCATGATCAATTTGCAAGCCCTTTCAATGACGGATTTATCCCCGTATTGACCGTAGATGAGAGCTAAGACTGCCCAAGCGGTTTGCACCACTTGAGACTGTTCATGTTGAGCGTATTCCATAGTTACGCAAGACTAGAATCAAGCGACGAATTAGCCAAATCCTTATCTACAGAATGGTTGTGGAGTCAAGAATACAGTATAAAGTGATACCCACCATATACGTCTcaccccatccaccatcctccatctgTCTATCAACCAAGAACTTGCATGCTCTTCTTACTCTCGCGGAATTTGCGCACGTCTCACCTGCGATGGCAAGTGATTCGAGGGCGAACATCGTAGCATAGGTGAAGCAGATTCCCCTGTGTTACATCATATTATTAGCTCTATATGATCATAAAAGAAGGATAACCTGGATTTCCTCGTTTCGTACTCACCATGAACCATACCACGATCCATCGGGTCTCTGAACATCATGTATGTATTTTATGGCTTTGTCAACAGTGATCCTATTTCCGTCCAACGATATCAGTATGGCTCAGACGAAAAACTCAGATCACTTCCTGGCTTCGAAACCAGTACTTACTGTATATCCTGTTGACGATAAGTTGGATCAAGTTTACTGAAATGTTTCAGCGCAGAGAGGGCCGAAGTTGTACATCTGTTCTCGCAACGTCAGCTCAGCCTTGAGGTACATTTTTGCAACGCAGATGGGACCTACTCAGGGTACTCGTAATCCACCATAATATTCCCTACATTCACGTATTCTCAGATAAGCCTCAATCCTTATGGTGATAACCAAAAATAGATGAGCTAACTCACCAAACACCTCGGCAGCATTGAGCCACTCCATCTTGGTACTTCCTCTTTGTAATTCATAGCTCGCAAACCCTCCAGAGGGGTTCTGCATTGATAGTATCGTATCTATTGCATCTCTCATTCGTCCGATATCAAGGGTCTTAGGGGCATAGGGAAGTGATTGGATGGCAATGACAGCTTTGAGACCTTCGGAGACACAGTCGCTCACCTAGAAAGCAAAATAGGGATTAGCATCAGGTCTTCCTAGATCTCAATTCAACAAGGATATAACATAGGTACTCGATCGAGCTTTGACCATATGGACATCTGGCATATGGAAGATACGGGGAGGACGGAGTCCACTCACAACATAGCTTTGTTCGGGTGTACTAAAAGCCCAAGCACCTTTTGTCCGATGTCTATAATCCTCATGATACCATTTGGGATCCTGTCTCAGCTGAGCTTTATCCAGCCAATCTAACATTTTCAAAGTCGATTTCTTGAATTCCTGTTCATCCGCTAGAGAAGTCTCAACAAGTGCTTGAGCCATAAATGATAAGTCCCAAAGTTGACTACCGTTCgtacccatcatcatcaatccatctttacTCAACCACAAAAAGTCATCTACTCTCGATAAATGGCTTTTGAAAGCTTTCGAATCAGGTCCTTCTTTCGCGTATCGACAGACCATGTTGAACGCTTTAGAGACAGGTCCAATAGTCTGATATCCCGTgttctcatcttcgtatCGAATCAGATCGTATACACGCTTCAAAGCGGAGCTTCGTAGAGGTAAACAAGATGATAAGCCTGGCAAACTGGGCATAGCCTCATAGTATGCCAAGAACCCATGAGCGATATCGagaacaggatgatgaggggaGTATACGTCATACGGGCTGATGTTGCTCTGTTGAGCGGACCATCTGATAGTTTCGTATGGCTGAGTGTAGATTTCCTATAAAGCTTGTATTAGCTCCACTGTGTCGcgagagaaagatcaaaagagTTGACTAACTTGACGTAAGGTGAAGACAAGAGGGGTGAAGGGACCGACGAATCGAGAGCCATAGAGATAACTCATGGGCGTAACTGAGAGTGAATTACGATTAACATAGTGATGTCAGTGACAATAACTATGCTTGAACGATGTCAATCGACTCACAGGTCTGTCTGACATGTATCCACTGATCATGAACGGGCAAAATCAGCTCAGAAAATTTGCAGAAGAGGCGATATCAcagctgacttacccatCTCCAAGGAGCAAATGGTACCCAATCAGGCAGCAGCCTACGATACCAAAAACTCTCAGAAcagatcttcttcttcaccattgaTTACGATGCGAAGAGActctcatcactcaccatatctCAGGAGGTATACTACCTACACCATCCCACTCATAAACACCTAACACACTCAACCATACTTTTCCCCAAGTTGGTATACCTGTTGCTCCTCCTGTTCACATCCACAATTCCCTGGTTAGCTCAATTCAACTGAAGACACTTATACCGAGGAGCTCACCCATCTCATGAATCAAAGCTCTAATCTCCGTCATCGGACCCTCATCAGGACCCATCCCTAATATACGTAACGCAACGTAGTTCATCACAGTACCGAAGACTGTCGGTGGAGCTGCTGTATGTCTGCAACCACAAATCAGCCATATAGAAAGCATGCCGTTCAAATTAGACTTACAGTCCCCAGCcaccttcttttcttcttttgttCAATATATACCTCTTCAATTCCGTTTCTTGTTCCGGGAGTAACTTTTGTCCACAGACGTTCATAGCGATAACTAGACCAGgtatgaggaagaggggacCTGAAGTATTGATATTGACATCAGTTCTAGTTCTCCGTACCTTCTCCTCCAAGTATAATAAtcattctgatgatgaagagaggatacGATCAATGCAGTGAacgactcacctccatacTCGGTGGAGAAATGTCCGTCATGAGATTGCAGATTCCTGTAAAACTTATAGCCATTACGAGCGGCTTCTAAAGGTGTCTTTGCTTCAGGTAATTCCGGTGTTCCCTATATAGATCGACAGAAGAATGATTAGCATGATCGGTATATTATAGGTCCTCGTAGTCAAAAGCTCCCCAATATGTCCTTTTGATCATTGACAGAAGTTCAAATATCTGATCATTCGTCTGAAGAACTCACAGTATCTAGCCCTAGCCAGTATTTCTCAGTCACATCCTGAGGCCATTCCTCCCTCTGTTTCTCATCACGTAGATATACCCATTTCTGCTGCCCGTGCGAATCTTCGCCTACTTTCAACCTCCAACCTTTCAAGTCGGTCGAAGGGAATTTAAAGTCCATTGTGTTTTGGAAAGAATGTCTTGTATTGTCTAATGATCAAACGCAGGATGTTTCCCTTGTCTGCCTTGGTCTTCACCTTGTAAATGGGAAGTCACGAAGGGTGAGACCACGATAGAAAGATGTACAATGGAGTGAGACCGTATATGTTGATGTCAGTGTGACGATGCAGagatcatgatcaagatggtacGAGCTCATTCATTCGGTTATCTTGAAGCTTGGTCTTAAATCATCGTTCCACTTGGTCATTGCTGATTTTCCGACGGAAATAACCGATGGGTGTTTGCGGTAACAAGATTTATTCAACAACCAAACGGTCGTACTGATGTGATGAGGAAAACACCAAGCAAGTCAATGGAGGAAATATACAATAGGTCTGACTTCACAATCATGCATGCTACAATCTACAATCGACCTCATCGCTACAACCTTGCACCCCTACCAATTCACATGgcattcttcatctctctcaatTTACCCATTATCTTCACCGGATCAGATTCACCCGTAGCTTTCCTATACGCACATGAACATGTTCACATCAGCACGTACATAGCAGGCCAGCAATGAGTGACTCGGACAGAATATATCACTAGGACTCACCGTGCTTCGGGTCTATCAAGTCTCATAAATAcattccatcccttctcatctccaataGTCGATTTACCAGTGGTGCAATTATCGTTCTCAGccttcttcaacaatctATTCCAATCAACAGATATCAGCATAAGTCACAAGTCACATTGGGGTTTTGAATGTTCGCTTAccctttcaaagcttcatTATCAGGTTCGACGGTCAATCCAAACTTTGCGCTTCCTTTGGTATACTCATGACCGTTGAATACTAATGTATCGTCAGGTAATTTGGATAGTTTGGTTAGTGCAGCATGCATCTCTTCGGGGGTACCTGATCCACAGCCAAATTAGCTCCACAGTGAAATCATGTCCGATTGATAgtatatcactcaccttcgaAAAATCGTCCACATCCAGCTAAGAACAGTGTATCGCTTTGACACGAGACTCACATTAGCTACTGATGGAGTGAGGAGTAATCATCCAGCTCACCCGGTGAATACACCTTTCTCGCCAGTTTTCTTATCCTCCACATAAAAACAGATCGAATCCTGAGTATGACAAGGTGTATGATAGCATCTAGCAAGAATAACCAAAGTAAGCTGATAGATCACGGCTGCGGGTCGCGAACAACCTAGCTTACttgacatcgatatcttgtcCTATCTTGAACGTATCTCCCTCTTTCACTAATACGTTCGTTCCAGGACTCTGATTTGATCCTGCATAGGCTTTGAGGCCAGGATGGAGGGAGAGCTATTGTCATCCAATTTGTCAAATTAGCAATCATACCTACATACACCTGTATGATCCCCCTTCTCACTGACGCTCCCATCCACATACCATCATCGAACACCTTCCCCCTATACCACACCTTAGCTCCCTCTTCACCCCTAAATCCCAAAAGAGGTACACCTACGAATTTCGAATTTCCACCGGAATGATcattatgatgatgagtcgTGATCAGACTCGTCACTTCCACACCATGCTCTTTAGCCGCGGTGGATATCTTGCCAGCATCGTATGGATCGACCACGGCAGCCTGCTTGGACGAATCGATAAGGAGGTACATCCAATTATCGGATCGTGCTTGGATAGGAATGACTTTCATGTTGCGACTACAACATAGAATATGTCAGCATATCGGTGACTGCTTAGACATATGATCATCTGATATTCGCTCACGGTGAACTTGTACTGAACCGTCTAGCTGATAAGCTCGCTACTCGCTTTGTACTGATATTGAGAAAAGACATGGTCGATAGTCTGTTCTACGGTCGCCCTCCCCCGTAATCTTGATCCAATACGACGTTGGGTTTTATACATCCAACGTCATTGAGTGACCCACCTCCACTTGCCCGAGTGTTTATTTGACACACCCATCCAAATACACAGGTCCATGAAGCACCTCGGCTTTTGCTCCTTGAGGTGATCAATCATACAGAGTGATCTTATGGGATGTCTCGCGTCTTCAAGTGAGATGTCTCAGCGGAGGACGCCACTTTTCATCTCGTGCATTTCATCCGCATGGCATATGTTGATGCGAACAAGGGAACGAGAGGGACGagggacgaggaagaggaagatcgcCTGGCTACAGAATGGGTAATAATGCTTTCATCAGATCTGTCTTTCTCAGCGTGCGTTCCTACGTTCCTTCAAACGTTCAACACATTACAATATCAATAGCGATATCCTCTGCCAGATACCTCCTTAGATCTTCACTCCGCTATTCGGCATTCTGACACGAAGAACGGCATATTGTATATCCAACTAGCTCGAATACTCGATTCAAAGAACACTAAAAACACGTAGAAGGACAATAGAGATGATgggattcaagaagaaactTTCCTCGTTCTTACCATCCGATGTAAGTACAAGATCAAGTCAAAGtcagaaggtgatgagagaCTGACGATAGTCGAATGTGTCTAGGCGACAAATCGACTACAGAACGTGTTAACGGTCGAATGGGAAGGACAAGGTAAAACTGTCTTAGTGGAACTCCCGGATACTGCTCGGAACGAGAATGACGAAGTTGAGATGGCTGGTCTGACATCAAGTGCAGGAGGTTATGGGaggttgaacgatgatgatgaggtgagtccgTCTCTGAATGTACAGACCCCAACCCGGTAcatcatgctgatgtgtTGAATATCATTGATAGGATGAAAGGTCTTACTCTCGACCGTCTAGATCAGCTTACAATCATAATTACGACGACCCGTATCAGAACCCATACCAAACCACGTCTTCATCAAAACATAAGAAACACCCTTCATACTCTTCCAAGACTCTTCCtcccctccctccctccAATCACAACAAAGTAGGCAACGTTAATCGTAACCCTTTCGAACCGGAGTATCATTCCCCTCaaccatcctcttcgtccacctATTCATATTCGTCTGGGTCTGGGTCGTCGCCATATACCGGATCGACCTCTCAATTTGGTGCTCAACAAGCATACAATCAAGGTAATGGTAGTCTGAACAGGATTGGAGAGAAGAAACCAATGCCTAACCCCTGGGGAAATAAATACCGGGAGGATGACATCGATTTATTAGGTGAtataggtggaggaggcataCATAGTTCAACGACAACTTCATACTCTCGGGATGAGTTGAGAGATACTAGGGACAATTACGACAGTCTGGAGAACCCCTTCAGGTAGAATATCAGGTAGAATGGATAAGCCCTACGTACGCTCAGTATTCAGTCCTTCTTCCGTTTAGATCAGACATCATTCGTTTCTTGTGCGAATGCGCAATTTTTCTTCTGGGGTATTTCTTCCTTTCTGATGACTAATCTCTCGTGTGTTATTCATTTCTTTACTTTGCTTGTAAGGGTTGTATTTTGGATTTTTATACCATTTGTACAAGGGGACATTTATAGATGCACCTGTTCTATTTTATTGCAAGAAATGCTATACCACGTATGTTATATCTTACGATAGAAGATAATTGGCAAGATATAAGTGAACAGTGTCGGTGTCAGAAGCAGTaaatatcaatcataccATACTATACTATCTCTCTGCAAGTAGACTGAGATCGTGTCGTTGGTATACATACCGATAAAAGGTACTTTAAGGATTGTGGGTATACATAATCCGTGATCTCGAAGCAATAAAACCCaaccataccataccatttcGTTCTTTCTGTCTAGAAGTATCTTACAATCGTGTTGTCCATTTCGTATTTCATGAAAAATCCCACATATACTTCCGTAATCCCACTACCTTCAATTCAGATAGCATCAAATACCCCACTCCACATATTATAATTCCACCCTTTgcctccttctccttcttggcTAATATCCATCCCTTTACCCTCGATAACCACTTGTTTACCATATTTCATCACTTGGAATGATACTTGTCCAGTATAGAAAGGAACAGGTATGAGGTTGACCGTACCGACTTCTAAAGGGAGAGGTCGATGGGAATGACCACCGTTCTGAATATGTAAGGTGAAGGTATCTTTTGTGGAATATTGGGAGGTGGGAAGGAGGATAAAGAAGTTCAAGAGGTCTTGGGCCTACATTATAATTCAATCGTATCCACAATCAGTGAACATACACCGCCCCGAGAACCTCAATTTTGGATTATGGTGAATGTATAACTCACCCATTCGGAATGATCAGGCTTACCAACCCTATCCTGTGCAGTTTGCATATCCCTACTCTGAGTTCTATACCAAATTACCAATTTCCCGCgttccttttcttcttctcctttgccGGAAGGTAGATTCCTATCTGGACCACGATGTATTTGGTTCTTCCACTTCTGGATGAAGTACTTGATCATGACTCTAAATCCCTCATGATCCATTCCCTCCGTCCATCTATCAGAACCAGGTTGAGCACCCAATACAGGTCCAATATAATGCGACTCGCCAAAATCGTTCCATGAGATAATTTCGATGAATTGCGGTGATTGATCGGGAGGTAAAGAAAGGAGCTGTGAAAATCGTGATGGTAATAGTAAATCATCGGATCGATCTGTTCGGTGCCAAACATCGTTGAGCTTAATCTCCTCGAGAAGGGGTGGTGAGCAAAGATAGCTTACATATCCAGTTTCTACAAAATATTCGAAACACCCGTCAGCCGAGCTCAAGAAAATATCATTATGTACATTATCAAGAGATACTCACTTGTTGAATGCCCAATCTCCCTCTGCACCATAATGAGTGAAGAACAAAGGTGATACAGCAGCCATGTATGGTTTTTCCTAATACACCATAATTCCCATCAGCAATCGATGCTAGGGGGACTGGTCCGGTAGACTCACGTGTTCCAGGAATGGTTTGTCCGACTCCAAATTAGTTGTATGGTTATTCATTGGCCTGATCGTCAAGTTCAAGCAAGAAAGCATAATCATTAGCTTCACAAGACTAGAATTGGTGTGGAGAGAAGTAGGATATAAGATGACCTACCAAGCACCGTTCCAATGAAACGCCCCATCCACATAGTCTTTCGCTAATATCTCctcaggaggaaggaagaacgaAGGTATGAAGAAGACCTATCATCCACCGAGAATCGATGTGAGCGAAAGAATATCTTGGATGGTTGCTGGAAGcggactcaccttttctcCCAATATACTTTCCACTCCACTAATAACCTCTCgccatccatcatcacccaaatccTGCCCTCCAAACGTACTCAATAAGATCTTATCATCCCATTTGAGTTGCGCCGATCGTCCAAATTGGATAATCTGTATTACCTTGGTTATGATCAATTTCGGATCTTTTGGTAATACCATCAGATCTAAGGAAAGACAAAGTTTGAGTTtggtcgaggtggatgaagaagagagaagacgGTATGCCGTGGATGCTTGGGTGAGCTGCCATTCCTCTTGACCCAAGTTCAATGCTAGGGCATCTCTGTAATGTGCACCGCATCAGCCTTGCCTTACCATGTAGTCGATCAAAAGTCAGCCTACAAGGAGGTGTCCTCTGCTAGATCGAAGGTCTTAAGCCAGTCGTCTTCAGTGAAAGGATAAGTATTTCCAAGCTATATGACAGACAATATACATTCATCAGTATAACCTAAAAA
Coding sequences:
- a CDS encoding hydroxyacylglutathione hydrolase, whose amino-acid sequence is MKVIPIQARSDNWMYLLIDSSKQAAVVDPYDAGKISTAAKEHGVEVTSLITTHHHNDHSGGNSKFLSLHPGLKAYAGSNQSPGTNVLVKEGDTFKIGQDIDVKCYHTPCHTQDSICFYVEDKKTGEKGVFTGDTLFLAGCGRFFEGTPEEMHAALTKLSKLPDDTLVFNGHEYTKGSAKFGLTVEPDNEALKGLLKKAENDNCTTGKSTIGDEKGWNVFMRLDRPEARKATGESDPVKIMGKLREMKNAM